In Cydia splendana chromosome 26, ilCydSple1.2, whole genome shotgun sequence, the following are encoded in one genomic region:
- the LOC134803301 gene encoding zinc finger protein 33B-like, whose protein sequence is MTSNKERSMDWKPSPNICRCCLTDGCYKNISSAYYFSGEKEVYEEMLKETLDIQISDQNGASTLICEGCIIRLRDARAFKQTVLQSEATLSQYYTLEHDEDVIMEPNLKLSDVKAEPLPLDAEGVSDGYPDGASFDDDEILANIKLELTKDASLEDGARKPARLKRKTKTKKNRTKHENADSDQDKWRALADRRGTGPLLRENSLKLLANSTVSVFQWNKSWYRCFCCKEPFPDMAGLKHHTHTSHTLEHIKKKIILQQNRLVKVEVTDLCCKICQKPVENLPKLKLHLEEHDIKIEGEDLLVPFKIEDNLKCQICSENFSVFRLLNMHMNKHFQKQVCHICGAAFSNLVFLNLHKTRSHRPFRCKHCNEIFSNKIDKKHHEMSVHNIKYERKLRFPCPYCEERFFQENFKVLHMVEKHGLRKPEHKCLVCEKSFVTRSLCNNHMKNVHMKEKNHECDVCHNLFYTKSDVTRHRVTHTGEKRFSCTLCSNPFATKDSLRRHMKRTHVGLH, encoded by the exons ATGACCTCAAATAAAGAAAGAAGCATGGATTGGAAGCCTTCGCCGAATATCTGCAGGTGCTGCCTCACTGACGGATGTTACAAGAATATTTCATCTGCTTACTATTTCTCTGGCGAAAAGGAAGTTTACGAAGAAATGCTGAAAGAAACTCTCGATATACAG ATTTCTGACCAGAATGGTGCTAGTACACTTATTTGTGAAGGCTGCATTATTCGCCTTCGAGACGCGCGTGCCTTCAAGCAAACTGTACTCCAGAGTGAAGCCACACTCAGTCAGTATTACACATTGGAACATGATGaag ATGTCATCATGGAACCAAACCTAAAGTTGTCAGACGTGAAGGCGGAACCGTTACCACTAGATGCAGAGGGTGTCAGCGATGGATATCCAGATGGTGCGAGTTTCGATGATGATG AGATCCTCGCCAACATAAAACTGGAGCTCACGAAAGACGCGAGTTTAGAAGACGGCGCCAGGAAACCCGCGAGACTCAAACGGAAAACGAAGACGAAGAAAAACAGAACTAAACACGAGAATGCAG ACTCGGATCAGGACAAGTGGAGGGCGCTAGCGGACCGGCGCGGTACCGGGCCGCTGCTGCGAGAGAACTCGCTCAAGCTACTGGCCAACTCGACGGTGTCCGTGTTCCAGTGGAACAAGAGCTG GTACCGCTGCTTCTGCTGCAAAGAGCCATTCCCCGACATGGCCGGCCTCAAACACCACACACACACCTCGCACACTCTAGAACACATCAAGAAGAAGATCATCCTACAGCAGAACCGACTAGTCAAGGTCGAAGTCACCGACTTGTGCTGCAAAATATGCCAAAAACCTGTAGAAAACTTgccaaaattaaaactacatttAGAAGAACATGACATCAAAATTGAAGGCGAAGATTTACTTGTACCATTCAAAATTGAAGATAATTTAAAATGTCAGATATGCTCAGAgaatttttcagtttttagaCTATTGAATATGCATATGAATAAACATTTTCAAAAGCAAGTTTGTCATATATGTGGTGCGGCGTTTTCTAATctagtatttttaaatttgcataAAACAAGGTCTCATAGACCGTTCCGTTGCAAGCATTGTAACGAAATATTTTCgaataaaatagataaaaaacaTCACGAGATGTCAGTGcataatattaagtatgaaaGGAAATTACGCTTCCCGTGTCCATATTGTGAGGAGAGATTTTTTCAAGAAAATTTCAAAGTTTTACATATGGTGGAGAAACACGGTTTAAGAAAACCTGAGCATAAGTGTTTGGTGTGTGAGAAATCGTTTGTGACGCGAAGTCTGTGTAATAATCATATGAAAAACGTTCATATGAAGGAGAAGAATCATGAGTGTGATGTGTGTCATAACCTGTTTTATACGAAGTCGGATGTGACGCGGCATAGAGTGACGCATACTGGGGAGAAGCGGTTTTCGTGTACTTTATGTAGTAACCCGTTTGCGACTAAGGATTCTTTGAGAAGGCATATGAAAAGGACGCATGTTGGTTTGCATTAA